Proteins encoded by one window of Salvia splendens isolate huo1 chromosome 5, SspV2, whole genome shotgun sequence:
- the LOC121805647 gene encoding uncharacterized protein LOC121805647 isoform X2, translating to MACIQLLKPTPSNSQSKIACFYADFSLQKRRIRLRNSGIQNNYRRFRVTCKVEDGDKQSNGEEPPESLFTKELRRRGMTPTSLLEEKNKDSVREEIKFREEDGGWGYSRRNGITTGAETNLTGQREKSMALNSEGLEYFGAEFVHDGCDNPASPPPYVDPYELLEEERMYKTAPPLN from the exons ATGGCTTGCATTCAGCTGTTAAAACCAACTCCATCAAATTCACAGTCCAAAATCGCCTGTTTCTACGCGGATTTCAGTTTGCAGAAAAGGAGAATAAGACTTCGGAATTCAGGAATCCAAAATAATTACAGGAGATTTAGGGTTACTTGTAAAGTAGAAGACGGTGATAAACAAAGTAATG GTGAAGAACCTCCTGAGTCTTTATTTACGAAGGAACTAAGACGAAGAGGGATGACTCCCACTTCTTTGCTTGAGGAAAAGAATAAAGATTCTGTGAGAGAGGAGATAAAGTTTAGGGAAGAAGATGGGGGTTGGGGTTACTCAAGAAGAAATGGCATCACAACAG GTGCAGAAACAAACCTGACCGGTCAAAGGGAAAAGTCCATGGCACTTAATAGTGAAGGTCTTGAG TACTTTGGAGCAGAATTTGTTCACGATGGATGTGATAATCCAGCATCTCCGCCCCCATATGTTGATCCTTATGAATTACTTGAAGAAGAGAGGATGTATAAGACTGCTCCCCCTCTTAATTGA
- the LOC121805647 gene encoding uncharacterized protein LOC121805647 isoform X3 → MACIQLLKPTPSNSQSKIACFYADFSLQKRRIRLRNSGIQNNYRRFRVTCKVEDGDKQSNEPPESLFTKELRRRGMTPTSLLEEKNKDSVREEIKFREEDGGWGYSRRNGITTGAETNLTGQREKSMALNSEGLEYFGAEFVHDGCDNPASPPPYVDPYELLEEERMYKTAPPLN, encoded by the exons ATGGCTTGCATTCAGCTGTTAAAACCAACTCCATCAAATTCACAGTCCAAAATCGCCTGTTTCTACGCGGATTTCAGTTTGCAGAAAAGGAGAATAAGACTTCGGAATTCAGGAATCCAAAATAATTACAGGAGATTTAGGGTTACTTGTAAAGTAGAAGACGGTGATAAACAAAGTAATG AACCTCCTGAGTCTTTATTTACGAAGGAACTAAGACGAAGAGGGATGACTCCCACTTCTTTGCTTGAGGAAAAGAATAAAGATTCTGTGAGAGAGGAGATAAAGTTTAGGGAAGAAGATGGGGGTTGGGGTTACTCAAGAAGAAATGGCATCACAACAGGTGCAGAAACAAACCTGACCGGTCAAAGGGAAAAGTCCATGGCACTTAATAGTGAAGGTCTTGAG TACTTTGGAGCAGAATTTGTTCACGATGGATGTGATAATCCAGCATCTCCGCCCCCATATGTTGATCCTTATGAATTACTTGAAGAAGAGAGGATGTATAAGACTGCTCCCCCTCTTAATTGA
- the LOC121805647 gene encoding uncharacterized protein LOC121805647 isoform X1 yields MACIQLLKPTPSNSQSKIACFYADFSLQKRRIRLRNSGIQNNYRRFRVTCKVEDGDKQSNGEEPPESLFTKELRRRGMTPTSLLEEKNKDSVREEIKFREEDGGWGYSRRNGITTGAETNLTGQREKSMALNSEGLEYFGAEFVHDGCDNPASPPPYVDPYELLEEERMYKTAPPLN; encoded by the exons ATGGCTTGCATTCAGCTGTTAAAACCAACTCCATCAAATTCACAGTCCAAAATCGCCTGTTTCTACGCGGATTTCAGTTTGCAGAAAAGGAGAATAAGACTTCGGAATTCAGGAATCCAAAATAATTACAGGAGATTTAGGGTTACTTGTAAAGTAGAAGACGGTGATAAACAAAGTAATG GTGAAGAACCTCCTGAGTCTTTATTTACGAAGGAACTAAGACGAAGAGGGATGACTCCCACTTCTTTGCTTGAGGAAAAGAATAAAGATTCTGTGAGAGAGGAGATAAAGTTTAGGGAAGAAGATGGGGGTTGGGGTTACTCAAGAAGAAATGGCATCACAACAGGTGCAGAAACAAACCTGACCGGTCAAAGGGAAAAGTCCATGGCACTTAATAGTGAAGGTCTTGAG TACTTTGGAGCAGAATTTGTTCACGATGGATGTGATAATCCAGCATCTCCGCCCCCATATGTTGATCCTTATGAATTACTTGAAGAAGAGAGGATGTATAAGACTGCTCCCCCTCTTAATTGA
- the LOC121804975 gene encoding pyruvate kinase isozyme A, chloroplastic-like yields the protein MVALGDLAVKFGGMIKREGAFDFKNGVFGVPIKRNEVCALNLRKLRAGESRIGGVQAVMQVGVESDAGVSPDSKSLEGALGFDVVTEVELREKGFLGLRKTKLVCTIGPACCSLDDLEKLAMGGMNVARLNMCHNTREWHQDLIRKIKKLNEEKGFCVSLMIDTEGSQIHVVDHGSPSTVKAGEGSVWFFTNEKFEGSRPFTIQANYEGFAEGIHVGDEIVFDGGMATFKVVEKVGNDLRCQCTDPGLLLPRAKLSFWRDGKLVEKNYQLPTLSPKDWSDIDFGISEGVDFIAMSFVNDADAVTHLKNHISTKSSKSIQVLAKIESLEALHKLHEIVAASDGIMIARGDLGVEIPLEQIPTVQEEITYVCRQLNKPVLVASQLLESMVEYPTPTRAEVADVSEVVRQYADALMLSGESAIGPFGQKALSVLRMTSSRMELWSREENRQDVLLQHNLEASLPDRIAEQICNSAAAMANNLGLEAIFVYTRHGQMASVISRNRPNPPIFAFTNDSSTRMALNLRWGVTPLLVDLSDDMEGNITRSVHLLKTKGLIKNGDTVLVVSDVIPTSTTQTVFQSIQVKTIV from the exons ATGGTTGCTCTGGGAGATTTAGCAGTCAAGTTTGGTGGGATGATCAAGAGAGAGGGGGCTTTTGATTTCAAGAATGGTGTATTTGGTGTCCCAATTAAGAGGAATGAAGTGTGTGCACTTAATTTAAGGAAGCTGAGAGCTGGTGAGTCTAGAATTGGTGGAGTTCAGGCTGTGATGCAAGTAGGAGTTGAGAGTGATGCAGGGGTTTCTCCAGATTCGAAGAGTTTGGAAGGGGCTCTGGGGTTTGATGTGGTTACAGAAGTGGAATTGAGGGAGAAGGGGTTCTTGGGGCTGAGGAAGACGAAGCTTGTGTGCACGATAGGGCCCGCGTGCTGCTCTCTCGATGATCTGGAGAAGCTGGCTATGGGAGGGATGAATGTGGCTAGGCTCAACATGTGCCACAATACTAGGGAGTGGCATCAGGATTTGATTAGGAAGATTAAGAAGTTGAATGAAGAAAAGGGGTTTTGTGTGTCTCTGATGATTGATACTGAGGGTAGTCAGATTCATGTGGTTGATCATGGTTCTCCTTCCACTGTTAAAGCAGGG GAAGGCTCAGTTTGGTTCTTTACAAATGAAAAGTTTGAGGGTTCTCGTCCATTTACGATTCAAGCAAATTATGAAGGTTTTGCTGAAG GCATACATGTAGGCGATGAAATCGTATTTGATGGAGGAATGGCAACCTTCAAAGTGGTGGAAAAGGTTGGGAATGATCTGCGTTGTCAGTGCACAGACCCTGGCTTGCTCTTGCCACGAGCTAAACTAAGTTTTTGGAGAGATGGGAAACTTGTTGAAAAAAATTATCAGCTTCCTACTCTGTCACCTAAG GATTGGTCCGACATAGATTTTGGGATTTCTGAAGGTGTTGATTTTATTGCTATGTCATTTGTGAATGACGCTGATGCTGTCACGCATCTGAAGAACCATATTTCCACCAAATCCTCCAA ATCGATACAAGTATTGGCAAAGATAGAGAGTTTGGAGGCTCTTCATAAATTGCATGAAATCGTTGCAGCTTCTGATGGAATCATGATAGCAAGAGGAGACCTTGGTGTCGAAATCCCACTAGAACAAATTCCAACAGTACAAGAGGAAATCACCTACGTATGCAGGCAGCTTAATAAGCCAGTATTGGTAGCTTCTCAGCTTTTGGAGTCGATGGTTGAATATCCCACCCCGACAAGAGCTGAG GTTGCTGATGTTTCAGAGGTCGTTCGCCAATATGCTGATGCACTGATGCTCTCTGGAGAGTCGGCTATTGGACCATTCGGACAGAAAGCTCTCTCTGTGCTGCGGATGACCAGTAGCCGGATGGAACTGTGGAGTCGCGAAGAGAACAGGCAAGACGTTCTGTTACAGCATAATCTCGAAGCATCTTTGCCAGACCGAATTGCTGAGCAAATCTGTAATTCTGCTGCAGCAATGG CAAACAACTTAGGGCTAGAAGCTATCTTCGTGTACACAAGGCACGGGCAGATGGCATCAGTGATCTCACGCAACCGTCCAAATCCTCCCATATTCGCATTCACAAATGACAGCAGCACGAGGATGGCCCTCAACCTACGTTGGGGAGTCACTCCACTTCTGGTCGATCTATCAGATGATATGGAAGGTAACATCACCAGATCTGTCCATCTTCTGAAGACCAAAGGATTGATCAAGAATGGTGATACGGTGCTAGTCGTCTCCGACGTCATCCCGACCTCCACGACACAGACTGTGTTTCAATCCATTCAGGTGAAAACCATTGTGTAG